Proteins from a single region of Dysosmobacter acutus:
- a CDS encoding ArsR/SmtB family transcription factor, producing MQRECEENLRQIINGFQECRNAFTAIGDETRQLILLVLLESDLSGIRVGEIAGKTHLTRPSVSHHLQILKEADIVAMRRVGTKNYYYLSTDGTQWKEISDLINRIYESVKHITQSEWRSNL from the coding sequence GTGCAAAGAGAATGTGAGGAAAACTTAAGGCAAATCATTAATGGCTTCCAAGAATGTAGAAACGCGTTTACTGCCATTGGAGATGAGACAAGACAGCTCATATTGCTTGTGTTGTTAGAAAGCGATCTATCCGGTATTCGAGTAGGCGAAATTGCCGGGAAAACGCATCTGACAAGACCCTCTGTTTCTCATCATCTTCAAATATTAAAAGAAGCTGATATTGTTGCCATGCGCCGCGTGGGAACCAAAAATTATTATTATTTGAGCACGGATGGAACACAATGGAAAGAAATTTCGGATTTGATCAATCGCATTTATGAAAGCGTTAAACACATCACCCAATCAGAGTGGAGGAGCAATCTATGA
- a CDS encoding nitroreductase family protein, translating to MKQRQVIVDTDKCIGCGLCRNVCVAHNLVIHDKKAKIVLDECVMCGQCSAVCPKRAISLVGCGSGQMEKAGDARLAPDDILNTIRFRRSVRSFQETEIPQRVIEQILEAGRLTHTAKNMQDVSYVVLTAGKDRVEKMAVTLFRAIKPVANLFSPMTRNNQISDQFFFFSAPAVIVILAKDKTNGVLAAQNMEFVAEANGLGVLYSGFFTMAANMSRKIKKEIGVPKGKKVAMTLVLGYPNVKFLRSTPHKELEVRYM from the coding sequence ATGAAACAACGGCAGGTAATAGTTGATACAGATAAATGTATCGGGTGCGGTCTGTGCAGGAATGTATGTGTTGCCCACAATCTTGTCATACATGATAAGAAGGCAAAAATTGTGCTGGATGAGTGTGTTATGTGCGGACAATGCTCGGCAGTCTGCCCCAAAAGGGCAATTTCATTGGTTGGGTGCGGAAGCGGGCAGATGGAAAAAGCAGGAGATGCACGGCTTGCTCCTGATGATATTTTGAACACGATCCGTTTCCGCAGGAGCGTACGCAGTTTTCAAGAAACAGAAATTCCCCAAAGGGTGATCGAACAGATTTTAGAGGCAGGAAGGCTTACTCATACTGCAAAAAATATGCAGGATGTGTCTTATGTTGTGCTTACCGCCGGAAAAGACCGCGTTGAAAAGATGGCAGTTACCCTATTCAGGGCAATTAAGCCTGTTGCGAATCTGTTTAGCCCAATGACAAGAAACAATCAAATCAGCGATCAATTTTTCTTTTTCAGCGCCCCTGCTGTCATCGTTATTTTAGCAAAGGATAAGACAAATGGCGTTCTTGCTGCACAAAACATGGAGTTTGTTGCGGAAGCAAACGGGTTAGGCGTTTTATACAGCGGATTTTTTACAATGGCGGCCAATATGTCACGAAAAATTAAAAAAGAGATTGGCGTACCGAAAGGAAAAAAGGTTGCCATGACACTGGTGCTCGGTTATCCCAATGTAAAATTTTTACGCTCTACACCCCATAAAGAATTGGAAGTCAGATATATGTAG
- a CDS encoding arginase family protein, giving the protein MGLIWVDAHADNRIVETSSTPVRMVGVRLSMMAGQTLPNFRKEICGLHLPIKGEHIIASDFRIMDEPTAEALCNANILRLEASVFEDAAAWERAVKKLASEVDVIYLSVDADILKAKYIPAYEKAVPYGHDLDVVMRNIRIVMETGKIVAYSVFCIDFDHYDRGGNYTYLNGMQLVTAGLSNWEKIPL; this is encoded by the coding sequence ATCGGCCTCATTTGGGTAGACGCACATGCCGATAATCGCATCGTTGAAACATCATCGACGCCGGTCCGCATGGTGGGCGTGCGGCTATCGATGATGGCAGGACAAACGCTTCCCAATTTCCGCAAAGAAATCTGCGGGCTGCATCTCCCCATCAAGGGCGAACATATCATTGCCAGTGATTTCCGTATCATGGATGAGCCCACTGCCGAGGCTTTATGCAATGCAAATATTTTGCGTTTGGAGGCAAGTGTTTTTGAAGATGCTGCCGCATGGGAAAGGGCCGTGAAAAAGCTTGCCTCAGAAGTTGATGTGATATATTTGTCTGTTGACGCTGATATACTGAAGGCAAAGTATATCCCAGCCTATGAAAAAGCAGTTCCCTACGGCCATGATCTTGATGTGGTAATGCGTAATATTCGCATTGTTATGGAGACAGGAAAAATCGTCGCTTACTCTGTTTTCTGTATCGATTTTGATCATTATGACAGAGGCGGCAACTATACATATCTGAATGGAATGCAGCTGGTGACAGCAGGATTAAGCAATTGGGAGAAGATTCCCTTATAA
- a CDS encoding S-layer homology domain-containing protein, which produces MSVSPSNASEGQTVTVTVTLDDGYGVQTVTVTDKKGNNIPVTPLGNNKYSFTMPGTAVTIEAELLPLSDIVTFTDVPANAYYADAVTWTVRNGVTKGTTETTFSPNASCTRAQAVTFLWRAAGSPEPASTRNPFTDVKSDAYYYKAVLWALEKGITVGTTATTFSPNNDCTRAQIVTFLYRFLGE; this is translated from the coding sequence ATTTCTGTTAGCCCCTCCAACGCATCTGAAGGCCAGACCGTTACGGTCACTGTCACCCTGGATGATGGTTATGGTGTGCAGACCGTCACAGTGACGGACAAAAAGGGTAATAACATCCCTGTGACGCCTCTTGGCAACAACAAATACAGCTTCACGATGCCTGGCACCGCAGTCACCATCGAGGCCGAACTTTTGCCGCTGAGTGACATCGTAACCTTTACCGATGTTCCCGCCAATGCCTACTATGCGGACGCGGTGACTTGGACGGTACGCAATGGTGTCACAAAGGGCACCACCGAGACCACATTCTCTCCCAATGCAAGCTGCACCCGCGCCCAGGCCGTCACATTCCTGTGGCGTGCTGCCGGCTCTCCCGAGCCCGCATCGACCCGTAATCCTTTCACAGATGTAAAGAGCGATGCGTATTATTACAAGGCCGTCCTGTGGGCCTTGGAGAAGGGGATCACGGTCGGAACCACCGCCACCACCTTCTCCCCCAACAATGACTGCACCCGGGCCCAGATCGTGACGTTCCTGTATCGCTTCCTGGGCGAATAA
- a CDS encoding S8 family peptidase produces the protein MIHKKIRAGMALVLSLCMVIPNAYALSGDESTDLEYDGYIVKLKDEIPQQSLYVLGGGDSSSESGLIVVDSLEEARDIPEELVEYIEPNYLVELFAENEAEDEPADGDSLSDNSVVPNDPYYADYQWNLQTINAYEAYRQNLTGSGVKVGFVDSGINIEHEDVNDNNISGANFNQDELAYYQDTYGHGTFAAGIVAAQTNNSRGIAGIAPDVELHAYRIFSSKTTTTDAVVAAIEQAVQDGCQVINLSLGTSNSSTALRDAVAEAVASGAVVVAAVGNGGNAVTQYPAAYPGVIGVGSVDIGLEVSSFSQRNTSVDFTAPGDGVASLSNTDNSGYKLDITASSNRGTSFAAPVITGMAALALGYDKDITADGVFTLLQASAVDKGAEGYDTSYGYGVVDVAMFVEELTRDYTISYQLDDGTLPEGAVSTYNVKSDTVTLPAPEKADYQFAGWYVDEDCTGDPVTEIPAGSVGDLTLYAGWQTDLSTAVASVYVDGYAASLQEDGTFLAYFPYGADLSAVIADNIVVTPMTSTSTAGYPQRSEADSTIWQFTIRSAAPVVEKTYTIRLSTFPLHVKADAAGQKGTAAPASLDGTRSAVSYEVQDVSAWFQYGEGGLPEEFAALAEMTDGTGTLNLEGNQLTYTPAAEDAGKIVTLTVRGSTGNVSTPDAVTVAITVAPLPTSNAVLITKTETFDPYTQETAEFMLTMYDNSVTAVKVGEIALSPEQYRTGSVSIDGSAALILTQDGVSALADGEYTVTISFDKSAPVVGKLTVARSEISCTAAYRAASMTLTDNIALNYKATVVVPEDVVIPYTVGSLFWTTEPQSYTVEDDPQLQIEKDGVNSDLYRYEDNTGYHVFTYDDIPAKQMNDTIYSVVYVLIDGRYFYSDPLEYSVAKCAMAVLNAAGYSAEFKTLAVDMLNYGAAAQSYFGYRTDNLANGSLTSAQKALGTSKNVSLTDGKTKYGTDSEEVKFSSVSLTLESAVWLNYKVSVAQRDGAVIDSVVLLYDDEFSGVTDWETRREANELKTAAMTLDGAIYSGSIQDVVAKELRKPYYAQVRVGYRNTENNTVTYAYSSVLKFAISDFAYAARQQGSSALKPLSEALMRYGDAAAAYFNSLH, from the coding sequence ATGATACATAAGAAGATCCGTGCGGGGATGGCTCTTGTCCTGAGCCTATGCATGGTGATCCCAAACGCATACGCGCTGTCCGGGGACGAGTCGACCGATCTGGAATATGATGGATATATCGTCAAACTGAAAGACGAGATACCGCAGCAGAGTTTGTATGTACTTGGCGGCGGGGACAGCAGCTCTGAAAGCGGCCTCATCGTAGTGGACAGTTTGGAAGAAGCTCGTGATATCCCGGAAGAACTGGTGGAGTATATCGAGCCAAACTATCTGGTGGAGCTCTTCGCTGAAAATGAGGCTGAGGATGAGCCCGCAGATGGGGACTCTCTCTCCGACAATTCTGTTGTGCCCAACGATCCCTATTACGCCGACTATCAGTGGAACCTGCAGACGATCAACGCATATGAAGCATATCGACAGAATTTGACCGGCAGTGGTGTAAAGGTAGGCTTCGTGGACTCCGGCATCAATATTGAACACGAAGACGTAAACGACAACAATATCAGCGGAGCGAATTTTAACCAAGACGAGCTTGCATATTATCAGGATACCTACGGACACGGCACCTTTGCCGCAGGTATCGTGGCGGCGCAGACAAACAACAGCCGCGGTATCGCCGGCATTGCGCCGGATGTCGAGCTTCATGCGTACCGCATCTTTTCAAGCAAGACCACAACGACAGACGCAGTCGTAGCCGCCATTGAGCAGGCGGTTCAGGACGGCTGCCAGGTTATCAACCTGAGTCTGGGAACCTCGAATTCCTCGACAGCGCTGCGGGACGCGGTTGCGGAAGCGGTCGCTTCCGGCGCGGTCGTTGTGGCGGCCGTCGGCAACGGCGGCAACGCCGTGACGCAGTATCCCGCCGCCTATCCCGGCGTCATTGGCGTCGGATCAGTGGATATAGGCCTGGAAGTCTCCAGCTTTTCCCAGCGGAATACATCTGTTGACTTTACAGCGCCGGGCGACGGCGTGGCAAGCCTCAGTAATACCGATAACAGCGGCTATAAACTGGACATTACCGCTTCATCCAACCGGGGAACCTCCTTCGCCGCGCCGGTCATCACCGGAATGGCCGCTCTGGCTCTGGGCTATGACAAGGACATCACAGCGGATGGCGTTTTCACCCTGCTGCAGGCCAGCGCCGTGGACAAGGGCGCAGAGGGTTACGACACCAGCTACGGCTACGGTGTTGTGGATGTGGCGATGTTCGTGGAAGAATTGACCAGGGACTACACGATCAGCTATCAACTTGATGACGGCACGCTTCCGGAAGGGGCCGTATCGACTTATAACGTAAAGTCTGACACGGTCACGCTGCCTGCGCCGGAAAAGGCGGATTACCAGTTCGCCGGTTGGTACGTGGACGAGGACTGCACAGGCGATCCCGTAACGGAGATCCCGGCAGGCTCCGTCGGTGATTTGACCCTCTACGCCGGTTGGCAGACGGACCTGTCCACCGCAGTGGCCTCGGTCTATGTGGACGGTTATGCCGCCAGCCTGCAGGAAGACGGAACCTTCCTCGCCTATTTCCCCTATGGTGCGGATCTCAGCGCCGTCATAGCGGATAATATTGTCGTGACGCCGATGACCTCCACCAGTACGGCGGGCTATCCGCAGCGGTCTGAGGCTGACAGCACCATTTGGCAATTTACCATTCGCAGCGCGGCCCCGGTGGTCGAGAAAACCTATACGATCCGGCTCTCGACTTTCCCGCTGCACGTAAAAGCGGATGCCGCCGGGCAAAAAGGAACTGCTGCGCCCGCATCGCTGGACGGAACAAGGTCCGCAGTGAGCTATGAGGTGCAGGATGTTTCTGCCTGGTTCCAGTACGGGGAAGGCGGGCTGCCCGAAGAATTTGCCGCCCTGGCGGAGATGACCGACGGGACAGGGACCCTGAATCTGGAAGGGAACCAACTGACCTACACCCCGGCCGCGGAGGACGCGGGAAAGATCGTGACGCTGACGGTGCGCGGCAGCACAGGGAATGTGTCAACGCCGGATGCTGTCACGGTAGCGATTACAGTTGCCCCGCTGCCCACCAGCAACGCGGTGCTGATAACGAAAACGGAGACCTTTGATCCATACACCCAGGAAACGGCGGAATTTATGCTGACCATGTACGACAATTCCGTAACGGCAGTCAAGGTTGGCGAAATTGCGCTGTCGCCCGAACAATACCGCACAGGGAGCGTCTCAATCGACGGTTCTGCCGCGCTGATTCTGACGCAGGATGGGGTGTCAGCCTTGGCGGACGGCGAGTACACCGTAACGATTTCCTTTGACAAGAGCGCGCCGGTCGTCGGAAAACTGACGGTGGCACGCAGCGAGATCAGCTGCACGGCTGCCTATCGTGCCGCCAGTATGACCCTGACCGACAATATTGCCCTCAACTACAAAGCCACCGTTGTGGTGCCGGAGGATGTCGTCATCCCCTATACTGTGGGTTCTCTGTTCTGGACCACCGAACCCCAGAGCTATACAGTGGAGGATGATCCGCAGCTGCAGATCGAAAAGGATGGCGTGAATTCTGACCTCTACCGCTATGAGGACAATACCGGTTACCATGTCTTTACCTACGACGACATACCAGCCAAGCAGATGAACGATACCATCTACTCTGTTGTCTATGTTCTCATAGACGGTCGGTATTTTTACAGCGATCCGCTGGAGTACAGCGTTGCAAAGTGTGCCATGGCAGTCCTGAACGCTGCCGGCTATTCCGCCGAATTTAAAACACTTGCGGTGGATATGCTCAATTACGGTGCTGCCGCGCAGAGCTATTTTGGGTACCGAACGGATAACTTGGCCAACGGTTCTCTAACCAGTGCGCAGAAGGCGTTGGGGACGAGCAAGAATGTCTCCCTTACCGATGGAAAGACGAAATACGGCACGGATTCTGAAGAAGTGAAATTCTCATCGGTCAGCCTGACGCTGGAGAGTGCGGTATGGCTCAATTACAAAGTGTCTGTGGCACAGCGGGATGGGGCGGTCATTGACAGCGTGGTGCTGCTGTATGACGACGAGTTTTCTGGCGTGACAGACTGGGAGACCCGTCGGGAAGCAAATGAACTCAAGACCGCTGCCATGACTCTGGACGGCGCCATATATTCCGGCTCTATTCAGGATGTTGTGGCAAAGGAACTGCGAAAACCCTACTATGCGCAGGTTAGGGTGGGATACAGGAATACGGAGAACAATACCGTTACCTATGCGTACAGTTCCGTTCTGAAATTTGCCATATCAGATTTTGCCTACGCAGCTCGTCAGCAGGGCAGCAGCGCGCTGAAGCCGCTTTCAGAAGCGCTGATGCGGTATGGAGATGCGGCTGCCGCCTATTTCAATAGCCTGCATTAA